From Cydia splendana chromosome 4, ilCydSple1.2, whole genome shotgun sequence, one genomic window encodes:
- the LOC134789829 gene encoding cyclin-dependent kinase 10 has protein sequence MSQNSEKPSNNQDVDPTGPAVRKGVLISFRTGKTMEIPEKDILGRCRFVGEFEKINRIGEGTYGIVYRAKEKANGNIVALKKVRMEVEKDGLPLSGLREIQVLMACRHENIVQLKEVLVGRSLESIFLSMEYCEQDLASLLDNMASPFTESQVKCLMLQVLKGLKYLHANFIVHRDLKVSNLLLTDKGCVKIADFGLARWLGAPARCATPRVVTLWYRAPELLLQSPKQTPALDMWAAGCILGELLANKPLLPGRSEIEQLELIVDLLGTPSDAIWPEFSALPALQNFTLKQQPYNNLKQRFPWLSAAGLRLLNFLFMYDPNKRATAEECLQSSYFKEQPLPCDPKLMPSFPQHRNMKGQQKSSSNQLNIPLSSLNTGANDQTNNLPAISDLLGSLVKKRRLD, from the exons ATGTCTCAAA ACTCTGAAAAACCATCCAACAATCAAGATGTGGATCCAACGGGTCCTGCGGTGCGAAAAGGAGTCCTTATATCTTTTAGAACGGGTAAAACAATGGAAATACCAGAAAAAGACATA CTTGGAAGATGCAGATTTGTTGGTGAATTTGAGAAAATAAACCGCATTGGAGAGGGTACCTATGGtattgtat acAGAGCAAAAGAGAAAGCAAATGGAAATATAGTGGCTCTCAAGAAAGTGAGGATGGAAGTGGAGAAAGATGGACTGCCGCTCAGTGGTCTCCGTGAGATTCAGGTGCTAATGGCATGCAGGCATGAGAACATAGTGCAGCTCAAGGAAGTTCTGGTGGGGCGGTCATTAGAGAG CATATTTCTCTCCATGGAGTACTGTGAACAAGACCTGGCATCCTTGCTAGACAACATGGCTTCACCATTCACCGAGTCGCAAGTAAAGTGCCTGATGCTGCAAGTGCTCAAGGGGCTCAAGTATTTGCATGCTAATTTTATTGTGCATAGAGATTTGAAGGTATCCAATTTACTTTTGACGGACAAGGGATGTGTTAAAATAG CCGATTTTGGACTGGCGCGTTGGCTCGGCGCCCCCGCCCGCTGCGCCACCCCCCGCGTGGTCACACTATGGTACCGAGCCCCCGAGCTGCTCCTACAGTCGCCTAAGCAGACCCCAGCGCTGGACATGTGGGCTGCGGGCTGTATTTTGGGAGAACTGCTTGCCAACAAGCCGCTGCTGCCCGGCAGAAGTGAAATTGAACAGCTGGAACTCATTGTTGATTTGCTTG GTACCCCCTCCGACGCGATCTGGCCCGAGTTCAGCGCGTTGCCCGCCCTCCAGAACTTCACGCTCAAGCAGCAGCCGTACAACAACCTGAAGCAGCGCTTCCCGTGGCTGTCGGCCGCCGGCCTGCGGCTGCTCAACTTCCTGTTCATGTACGACCCCAACAAGCGAGCCACGGCCGAGGAGTGCCTGCAGAGCTCATACTTCAAGGAGCAGCCTTTAC CGTGTGATCCCAAGCTGATGCCAAGCTTCCCGCAACACAGGAACATGAAAGGGCAACAGAAGAGTTCCTCCAATCAGTTGAACATACCACTGTCTAGTCTAAACACGGGCGCTAATGATCAAACCAACAATTTGCCTGCCATTTCGGACCTTCTAGGGTCTCTTGTCAAGAAACGGAGACTAGATTAA